The Hemiscyllium ocellatum isolate sHemOce1 chromosome 22, sHemOce1.pat.X.cur, whole genome shotgun sequence genome includes a region encoding these proteins:
- the LOC132826514 gene encoding BLOC-2 complex member HPS6 → MRLRRLSGLSRYSRHQQLRELLGPGPGPSCREESQAQPRARLRCCSRRRLFLHLPRDNRLLSFEPSPARGPAPSPLDRSFPGAEQLLEVLELERQGPGSGDPERPGSSSSSSAALITQHGRAEFWSCREAEGWQLLQAADLCSGPRARLLSAAWDGHSISWCEERPGPSAPPQHCICSRSLGPGPGLTLGPVRTLMHNNPAYRLHAAGEVIYLLPSNCPTPSNSSIPSNSPSNCPIPGNSPSNCPIPGNSPMHNLVKFILIWSPQEDTLTVTSLARGPLSTRRLLHEDYDFTRLVADVAGILPSLPSLEIRAVCPCPTGLLLAEANGEVSLIQNDGTARLLCHLSQSLPAEGSMLMELCGTTLAFTLGRTLQLIDTETGRLVEEATLEVQPLGLIPYRETGEIQLLAEDGIYSLGIHPSNSNIKSAFCSRSSQGQEMLEQLVLEEACKYYQKRSLSRSRLTVQKLKSEVKFQAPLTLCSILQNEFYLRKTGHYHQQTYIKLHSIMAGELQSYVNLEEAKSCLVNGSEIEVAAYIEEITEQEIQRLLHCQLDREALVYLNSIFNTFPREAWKAVKRTLHLHQNNEGFFSARATADLWRVILSPGLPPDQSVNTNGAVPVFELICRLLYQFQPKWLPMFIELTQQHLATFRNYGGNESLENVPLYKRALSVIPSACDGGAGDPTETIIELLLCSKRPNAVIQAVRLLIERGMWQRAVEATNRFSQQGPLLKKELFAAMLVQISQHRALDPYLEEIWQLCPEDTTVTDILDIILGSVPSSCESGPYSSDGNQLTIGLLRPLLTKVLTRGEDQQWTGMAEGLKTMVFPPPTPPRQKNAIDQPNPLSVEPSLEANKTL, encoded by the coding sequence ATGAGGCTCCGCCGCCTCTCCGGTCTCAGCCGCTACTCTCGGCATCAGCAACTGCGGGAGCTCCTGGGGCCGGGGCCCGGGCCGAGTTGTCGGGAGGAGTCTCAGGCTCAGCCCCGTGCCCGGCTCCGCTGTTGCTCCCGCCGCCGCCTCTTCCTCCACCTGCCCCGGGACAACCGGCTGCTGAGCTTCGAGCCGAGCCCGGCCAGAGGCCCGGCTCCCAGCCCCCTGGACAGGAGCTTCCCGGGGGCCGAGCAGCTACTGGAGGTGCTGGAGCTGGAGAGGCAGGGCCCGGGGAGCGGGGACCCGGAGAGACCGGGCAGCAGCTCTTCCTCCTCCGCCGCCCTCATCACCCAACACGGCCGGGCTGAGTTCTGGAGCTGCCGGGAGGCCGAGGGCTGGCAGCTGCTGCAGGCCGCCGACCTCTGCTCCGGTCCCCGGGCTCGGCTGCTGTCGGCCGCCTGGGATGGTCACTCCATCAGCTGGTGCGAGGAGAGGCCTGGGCCCTccgcaccccctcagcactgcatCTGCAGCCGGAGCCTGGGCCCGGGCCCCGGCCTCACCCTGGGGCCTGTCCGCACCCTCATGCACAACAACCCGGCTTACAGGTTGCATGCGGCCGGCGAGGTCATCTACCTGCTCCCCAGCAACTGCCCCACCCCTAGCAACAGTTCCATCCCTAGCAACAGCCCTAGCAACTGCCCCATCCCTGGCAATAGCCCTAGCAACTGCCCCATCCCTGGCAACAGCCCCATGCACAACCTGGTCAAGTTCATCCTGATCTGGAGCCCCCAGGAAGATACCTTGACCGTCACCAGCCTGGCCAGAGGACCCCTCAGCACCAGGAGGCTGCTCCACGAGGACTACGATTTCACAAGGCTTGTGGCGGATGTCGCCGGCATCTTACCTTCCCTCCCGTCGCTGGAAATCCGGGCAGTCTGCCCCTGTCCTACTGGGCTTCTACTGGCCGAGGCCAACGGAGAGGTCAGCCTGATCCAAAACGACGGGACCGCCCGGCTCCTGTGCCACCTCAGCCAGAGCCTGCCAGCTGAGGGCTCGATGCTGATGGAACTATGTGGGACCACCCTGGCCTTTACGTTGGGCAGGACACTGCAACTCATTGACACTGAGACAGGTAGGTTGGTGGAGGAGGCAACACTGGAGGTGCAGCCGCTGGGCCTCATACCCTATAGGGAAACAGGCGAGATCCAACTGCTGGCAGAGGATGGCATTTATTCCCTTGGTATTCACCCCAGTAATTCTAACATCAAGTCAGCGTTCTGTTCACGAAGCAGCCAGGGACAGGAGATGCTGGAACAGCTGGTCTTAGAAGAAGCCTGCAAGTATTACCAGAAAAGGAGTTTGAGCCGCAGCAGATTGACAGTGCAGAAACTGAAAAGTGAGGTGAAGTTCCAAGCGCCTCTCACCCTCTGCTCCATCTTGCAGAATGAATTCTATCTCAGGAAGACAGGCCACTATCACCAGCAAACCTATATCAAACTGCACAGCATCATGGCTGGGGAATTACAAAGCTATGTCAACTTGGAAGAAGCCAAGTCCTGCTTGGTAAATGGATCTGAAATTGAGGTGGCTGCTTACATTGAGGAAATAACtgagcaggagattcagaggctgCTGCATTGCCAGCTTGACCGAGAAGCTCTGGTCTACTTAAATTCCATTTTCAACACATTCCCAAGGGAAGCATGGAAAGCTGTTAAACGgacactgcacctgcaccagaATAATGAAGGATTCTTCTCTGCCAGAGCCACAGCTGACCTATGGAGAGTGATACTGAGCCCAGGTCTCCCACCTGACCAGTCAGTCAACACCAATGGAGCAGTTCCAGTTTTTGAACTGATCTGTCGTCTGCTGTATCAATTCCAGCCTAAATGGCTGCCAATGTTCATTGAGCTGACACAGCAGCACCTGGCCACTTTCCGTAATTATGGGGGGAACGAGAGTCTGGAGAATGTTCCCCTCTACAAGAGGGCTTTGTCAGTCATCCCATCTGCTTGCGATGGTGGGGCAGGAGATCCAACTGAAACAATCATCGAGCTCCTGCTGTGCAGCAAGAGGCCAAATGCTGTAATCCAAGCAGTTCGCCTTCTGATTGAGCGGGgaatgtggcaaagggcagtaGAGGCCACCAACAGGTTCTCCCAACAGGGGCCTCTGCTAAAGAAGGAGCTATTTGCTGCCATGCTGGTCCAGATTTCCCAGCATCGAGCTCTGGATCCTTACCTGGAGGAGATTTGGCAGCTGTGTCCTGAGGATACCACGGTCACAGATATATTGGATATCATCCTGGGATCTGTGCCCTCGAGCTGTGAATCTGGGCCATACTCTAGTGATGGTAACCAACTGACAATCGGGCTGCTGCGACCACTGCTCACTAAAGTGCTGACACGAGGTGAAGATCAGCAATGGACAGGCATGGCTGAAGGGCTAAAGACAATGGTCTTCCCTCCTCCCACACCTCCCAGGCAGAAGAATGCAATTGACCAGCCCAACCCTCTGAGCGTTGAGCCCAGCCTGGAGGCAAACAAGACATTGTGA